In Mesorhizobium sp. M9A.F.Ca.ET.002.03.1.2, the DNA window AGGCTGAGCGGCAGCGGCGCGCCGACGCTGTTCAATCCAGGCCGGGTGCGCCGCGAGGCGAAGGCGGTTGCCGATCGCATGGGGCTGGTCATCGACCTGAAAGCTAGAATCAGCGATCTCTCGTTGGCCGACCGCCAGATGGTGGCGATAGCCCGCGCCATGGCGCGCCAGCCGAAAGTGCTGATCCTCGACGAGCCGACCTCCTCTTTGTCCAGCGCCGAGGCCGACCGGCTTTTCGCGCTGCTCGACAGGCTTCGCGAGCAGGGCGTCGCAATTCTCTACATCTCGCATCGCATGTCGGATATCAGGCGGCTTGCCGACCGTATCGTCTCGATGCGCGACGGTGTCATCTCAGGCGCTTTCGACCGCAAGCCGCTCGACTATGAGGGCGCGGTCAACGCCATGCTCGGCCGCAAGATCCACCTCGACCGGATCGTCGCGAGGAATTCGGCCAAGCCTGTCATGACAATCAACGGGCTGCGCATCGCACAAGGCGCCCGGCCGATCTCGATGACGCTCGGCGATGGCGAGGTCGTTGCCATCACCGGCCTCGTCGGCGTCGGCAAGACCGCGCTCGCCGAGACGCTGTTTGGCGTGCGCAAGCCGCTGTCCGGGACCATGGTGCTGAACGGAAAACCCTATGCACCGGAATCAACAGGCGAGGCGATCGCCGCCGGCGTGTTTCTCGTCGCCAAGGATCGGGCTGATAGCGGGATCGTCGGCGACTTCAACATCCAGGAAAACATCAGCCTGCCGTTCCACAAGCGGATGTCGCGTCTCGGTATTCTCAAGCGCCGCATCGAGCGCGCCACCGCCCGCCGGCAAATCCAGGAGTTGGGCATCATATGCCGCTCGGAGAAGGACGAAATGTCGGCCCTTTCCGGCGGCAATCAGCAGAAGGTGATGGTTGCCCGCTGGATGTCGCAGGCGGCGAAACTGTTCATTCTGGACGAGCCTTTTCAGGGTGTCGACATTTCCGCCAGGCGCGATATCGCAGCCAAGCTGCGGGCGAGCGCGAACGGCCGTGCGACGCTGCTGTTCGTCACCGAACTGGACGAAGCGGTGGAGACCGCCGACCGCATCCTGGTCATGTCGGAGCAGACAATCGTCGGTGAACATCGCAACGCCGACATCGATCTCGAGCGCCTGCTGGCCGAAGTGGCGGGCGGGCCGCTGCACAGCGCGGCGTGAGGGCGGGCAATAATGGGACGTGGAATGGAGAGGGCATGAGTTCGGGTTGGGTAAGGATGGCAGCCGCGCGTGACCATGCCATCCGCTATGGCTTCATCGTCCTGCTGTTCGGGTTGATCGGCTATTTCGCCATCGCCGCCGATGGCTTCGTCTCGCCGCAGAGTGCGGTGTTCATCTTCCAGTCGGTCGCCATCACCGGCGTGCTGGCGCTCGGCGTCACCGCCACCTTGGTCGTTGGCGGCTTCGACCTCTCGATCGGCTCGGTCGCCACCAGTGCGATGATGGCGGCCGCCTATGTCATGGTGGTGCTGGAGCAGAACGCCGTCGTCGCGGTCGTCGCCTGTCTCCTGATCGGCGCCGTTGTCGGCCTCATCAATGGCTGGCTGATCGTCTACATGCGCGTGCCGGACCTCCTGGCGACACTCGGCATGATGTTCCTGCTCGTCGGCTTGCAGCGCATTCCGACCGAAGGCCGCTCGATCGCCACCGGCATGACGATGCCCAACGGCTCGGTCGCCAACGGCACGTTCGGCGCCGGCTTCCTGGCACTCGGCCGTCACCGCTTCGATTTCTTCATCCCCAACCTCATTCCTGTGTCGGTCGTCGTCCTGCTCGTGCTTGCGGTGCTGATCTGGTTCTTTCTCGAATACACGCGTTTCGGACGCATGATGTATGCGGTCGGCAGCAACGAGCGGGCTGCCGAGCTCGCCGGCGCACCTGTCAAGGCATATAAAATCTGGGCCTACGTTATTTCAGGGGTTTTTGCCTCGATTGGGGGCATTTTGCTCGCGGCCCGGCTTGGACGCGGCGACATCGCCTCAGGTAATAATCTCCTGCTCGACGCAGTGGCTGCGGCGCTCATCGGCTACGCGGTCCTCGGGGCCGCCAAGCCGAACGCCTTCGGCACAGCTGTCGGTGCGGTGTTTGTCGGCGTGCTGCTGCAGGGCCTGACGATGATGAACGCGCCCTACTACACGCAGGATTTCATCAAGGGCGTGGTTCTCGTGGTTGCCCTGGTCTTCACCTTCGCCCTTTCCGGCAGGGGCCAGCGATAGGATTTCGACAGATAGGATTTCGACCGGCTGAAATTTGAGTTCAACAAGTGGAGGAAACAACATGACGATCACAAGAAGACTATTGGGGAAGGCGGCGCTCGGGCTTGCCGGCGCCGCGCTGCTGATGCAGGTGCCGGCGATGGCGCAGGACAAGCCGGCGCCGTTCGACAAGCCCGGCGCCGTCAAGATCGCGCTGGTCCGCTATCTCTCGACCGGCGACTTCTTCCAGGCTTATCTGTCCGGCGTCGAGGTACAGGCCAAGGCGCTCGGCGTCGATCTGCGCGTCCTCGACAGCCGTCAGGACGCAGCCCTCCAAGCGGACATGGTCGACCAGGCCATCGCGCTCGGCGTCCAAGGCATCATCATCCAGCACGGACTGACGGAATCGATGAAGGAAGCCGCCCAGCGCGCGGTCGACGCCGGCATCAAGGTCGTCGC includes these proteins:
- a CDS encoding sugar ABC transporter ATP-binding protein, with translation MGNDAVFRVDGLRKSFGPIEVLGGVSLDLHAGEVTVLMGANGAGKSTLVKIISGVYERGGGTMQLAGQDFAPQDFAPNTPAEAIRAGVVTVHQNINDGVVADLDVATNLTLDRLSGSGAPTLFNPGRVRREAKAVADRMGLVIDLKARISDLSLADRQMVAIARAMARQPKVLILDEPTSSLSSAEADRLFALLDRLREQGVAILYISHRMSDIRRLADRIVSMRDGVISGAFDRKPLDYEGAVNAMLGRKIHLDRIVARNSAKPVMTINGLRIAQGARPISMTLGDGEVVAITGLVGVGKTALAETLFGVRKPLSGTMVLNGKPYAPESTGEAIAAGVFLVAKDRADSGIVGDFNIQENISLPFHKRMSRLGILKRRIERATARRQIQELGIICRSEKDEMSALSGGNQQKVMVARWMSQAAKLFILDEPFQGVDISARRDIAAKLRASANGRATLLFVTELDEAVETADRILVMSEQTIVGEHRNADIDLERLLAEVAGGPLHSAA
- a CDS encoding ABC transporter permease is translated as MSSGWVRMAAARDHAIRYGFIVLLFGLIGYFAIAADGFVSPQSAVFIFQSVAITGVLALGVTATLVVGGFDLSIGSVATSAMMAAAYVMVVLEQNAVVAVVACLLIGAVVGLINGWLIVYMRVPDLLATLGMMFLLVGLQRIPTEGRSIATGMTMPNGSVANGTFGAGFLALGRHRFDFFIPNLIPVSVVVLLVLAVLIWFFLEYTRFGRMMYAVGSNERAAELAGAPVKAYKIWAYVISGVFASIGGILLAARLGRGDIASGNNLLLDAVAAALIGYAVLGAAKPNAFGTAVGAVFVGVLLQGLTMMNAPYYTQDFIKGVVLVVALVFTFALSGRGQR